A window of the Natronomonas salina genome harbors these coding sequences:
- a CDS encoding response regulator, translated as MSETDGPVVLVVEDEPDVAETYELWLAGTYDVRLAASGTEALELVDDAVDVVLLDRMMPGMSGDEVLAEIREQGYDVRVAMVTAVDPDFDIVEMGFDDYVTKPPTQESLRGTVEDLLARGNHVDTVQEYRALLAKRTALEAEKGDAELAESDAYADLQSQIEAVEAELDDQEDRLLDDSEFVGAIRDFEDGAGDRPEDSG; from the coding sequence ATGAGCGAGACGGACGGCCCGGTCGTCCTCGTCGTCGAGGACGAACCCGACGTGGCCGAGACCTACGAGCTGTGGCTCGCCGGCACCTACGACGTCCGGCTGGCCGCGTCGGGAACCGAGGCCCTGGAACTGGTCGACGACGCCGTCGACGTCGTACTGCTCGACCGGATGATGCCCGGCATGTCCGGCGACGAGGTGCTCGCCGAGATCCGCGAGCAGGGCTACGACGTCCGGGTCGCGATGGTGACGGCCGTCGACCCCGACTTCGACATCGTGGAGATGGGCTTCGACGACTACGTCACGAAGCCGCCGACCCAGGAGAGCCTCCGGGGGACCGTCGAGGACCTGCTGGCCCGCGGCAACCACGTCGACACCGTCCAGGAGTACCGGGCGCTGCTGGCGAAGCGGACGGCCCTCGAGGCCGAGAAGGGCGACGCGGAGCTCGCCGAGAGCGACGCCTACGCCGACCTCCAGTCGCAGATCGAGGCCGTCGAGGCCGAACTCGACGACCAGGAGGACCGGCTGCTCGACGACTCGGAGTTCGTCGGCGCGATCCGCGACTTCGAGGACGGGGCGGGGGACCGTCCGGAGGACAGCGGATGA
- a CDS encoding DUF7504 family protein encodes MSSGRFQSRQTEANTYDLGDALPVEGLSSLDAGTNVLVSGPPMLGKQQLVLELLAAGTDDEHALAITPDTNGDRLRRQFENATGRDADRLRIVDCTGATGKGSMDDSETIKYVGSPSDLTGIGMGIVKCTRDIGAGVDDGLRLSVLSLSTLLRYANADRMFNFLHTVTGRVSAAGYLGLATFDPTTHDASAANTLTALFDVVVELREADDGSREVRAVGHPGTPRTWQPF; translated from the coding sequence ATGAGCTCCGGTCGGTTCCAGTCCCGGCAGACGGAGGCGAACACCTACGACCTCGGCGACGCCCTCCCGGTCGAGGGGCTGTCGTCGCTGGACGCCGGGACGAACGTCCTCGTCTCCGGGCCACCGATGCTGGGCAAACAGCAGCTCGTCCTCGAGCTGCTGGCGGCCGGCACCGACGACGAGCACGCCCTCGCGATCACGCCGGACACCAACGGCGACCGGCTCCGGCGGCAGTTCGAGAACGCCACCGGTCGCGACGCAGACCGGCTCCGGATCGTCGACTGCACGGGCGCGACCGGCAAGGGGTCGATGGACGACTCCGAGACGATCAAGTACGTCGGCTCGCCGAGCGACCTCACCGGCATCGGGATGGGCATCGTCAAGTGCACCCGCGACATCGGCGCGGGCGTCGACGACGGCCTCCGGCTGTCCGTGCTGTCGCTGTCCACGCTGCTGCGGTACGCCAACGCCGACCGGATGTTCAACTTCCTGCACACCGTGACCGGCCGGGTCTCCGCCGCGGGCTACCTCGGGCTCGCCACGTTCGACCCGACCACCCACGACGCGTCGGCGGCGAACACCCTCACCGCGCTGTTCGACGTCGTCGTCGAGCTCCGGGAGGCCGACGACGGCAGCCGCGAGGTGCGGGCCGTCGGCCACCCCGGGACGCCGCGGACCTGGCAGCCGTTCTGA